The genomic interval GTGCAGGTTAGTTTGCCATTCATGTTCAGTACCGAGCTTTACCCGCAGCATACCTATGGTAGAATTTACTTCATCGAGTGTACCCACACATTCCACCCGCACATCGTCTTTAGCTACGCGTTTCCCTCCAAAAAGCCCGGTAGTTCCCTTATCTCCTTTTTTAGTATATATCTTCATAAATTTATTTTTTTTTGACAGCTATCCTGGTAATTGTTCAGCGGGTCAGCAGCACAATTTTAACAAATAAAATCCAGAAAGCATCTGCATATTCATCAGGCAGATTTTCCAGCAAAGGTTAACTACAGCTGGTTTAAGTACCGATGTAACTCCATATGACTATTCAAACAACAGACCTACTTTAAAGAACTAATTATTCACAATAAAGACATTTATTACCTTTTAAATATAAAACCTGATTAGCTTGCACTAAATAATTAAGCATTATGTCAGCTAGTACAAATAAATACATTGATCCATTATCAGATTTTGTATTCAAACATCTTTTTGGCGGTGAACCCAATAAGGAGATCATGATTGCTTTTTTAAGTTCACTGCGCTCTCTATGGAAGAAATAGAAAGCCTTTAAAAACAAAAAAGGGATACTACGGTTGTCATAGTATCCCTTTTACATCAGAAACCTGTTTTAGAAACTGATATTATATCTCAAAGAGAAGTTCCTTCCTGCAAGATTAAATCCGCGTTTTTCATAATAGTTTTCATCTGTAATATTATTCACCAGAAATGTAACCGTATGTCTTTTCTTGTAGCTATAACTGGCTGCAAAATCTGCCGTCATAAATTCCGGATAAACAATTTCAGGAAATTTAGGATCATTAAAATCAGTGTCCTTGCGTTTGCCAACATACCTGCCGCTTAGTCTTAAATCAAGTCCTTTCAGGTTGTTGAATTCAAAACCATAACTTGAAGTAAAATCAGGTACGTTATAAATATCCTTAACCGATTCTGTACCATTAGCTAAAATAGTAACCTCTTTCGCCTTAGATGACTTAGTGGCATTACCAAAAACTTTTAAAGAATAATCTTTTGCTGCCAATGTTCCGAAATCCCATGCAACCTCAGCCTCAAAACCATTGATATTTGCTTTATTTGCATTGATATAAGTCATACGACTGCTAATTGGAAAACCACTTGCCGTAGTTTCAGCTGGTACTGGTACCGTAGTTTGCGTTGTGATCCTATCTTTAACATAGGTATTATAATAAGTGAAATCAGCAGTCAGTCCCCATTCAGATTTATTGAATCTCAACCCCGCATCCCATGAAATACTATTCTCATTTTTCAGGTCAGCATTTCCCTGGATCACACTGGCTTTACCTGCATTAATTCTTTCAGAATAGCCCGCTACATTATAAGCATCCGGTGTTACAAATCCACGTCCTGTACTTGCATGTACAGTAAACAGCTTATTTAACGAATACTGAGCAGCTAAACTTGGACTAAAGAAAGGGTTTGTCTTTTTACCACCTGCATAAGTGGTTAATAATGGCGTTTGCTTCACGTCATAAGTAATCAGATCCAAACGTACACCTGGATTAATGACTAACTTATTGTCCAGAAAGTTTAATTGTCCCTGAATATAAGCAGCACCGGATGAAAGACTGTAGTTTGGAGAATATGGAGCAGATTCAGAACCATCTGGATTAAAAGATTGGGAGCTCGTTGAAGCATTACTGTAATCCAGACCAAAAACCACCGAATGATTTCCTAACTGGTAAGCATCTTTTGCCTGTATACCCTTCCAGCTGGTTGTGCTTTTATAAGAAGCATATGGTGCCACAAGCCCATTTACAGTCAGTAAAGTATTGTTCAGGTTATTCTCCTGCGAAGTATATCCTTTCAAAGTTAAATGATGCTGATCAATATTACCGGAAAGCGTTGCTTCCTCATAGTGACGTTCAATATCTTTTGTACTCGGTTGTCCGTTTCCAAATTGTATATCACTCGGAGATTCTACATTTTTTGCTACAAAGCGTTCTCCGCGAACATCAAGTCTCCAGTTGGCATCAAGCTGATAACCTAATCTCAAACTTCCTGTATTGTAGTTTAATTTGGTATAATCTCTTCTTAGCCCGTCAGAACGCTTATCATCCATTTCAACAGGCCCGGTAGTGTAATTATAAAGTGCAGAGTTGGCGCCAAGCATCTTTCTGAATAAGTTGCCATTTCCCAATTTCATGTTTTTAGCTCTGTCATAATTCAAAAAGGACAAATCAAAGTCCAGTTTCTTACTGATATTTCCACCCGCTGAAGCACCTAATTTAGTGGTTTCATAAGATCCGTATTCAGCAAAAACATTTCCATGAATATCACCAGCCGACTTTTTAGTAATTATGTTCACCACCCCACCCATGGCCGATGAGCCATATAATGCCGAAGCAGGGCCTTTAAGTACTTCGATACGCTCAATATCAGCAGGATTAATCGTTGCAATACTTACTGTACCTGCCGGACGGCCATCAACCAGTAACAATGAACGCTGATTTAAACCACTCGTTTGCGGCCTGAATCCACGAATACCAATTCCAGAAGATAAGCCTGGATATTGTACAATACTGATGGAAGAATTCTTTTTCAATAGATCAGTTACTTCCTGTGAGGAAGTCAGATCGATAACAGCTTTACTGATCACCGTCATACTTTGTGGTACATGACGTCTTTTGAT from Pedobacter sp. WC2423 carries:
- a CDS encoding PD-(D/E)XK nuclease family transposase, translating into MSASTNKYIDPLSDFVFKHLFGGEPNKEIMIAFLSSLRSLWKK
- a CDS encoding TonB-dependent receptor — protein: MNKNLPLLFKNLLICTVLFSSSALAQEKKADSIKTNALDEVVVTSSRTEIKRRHVPQSMTVISKAVIDLTSSQEVTDLLKKNSSISIVQYPGLSSGIGIRGFRPQTSGLNQRSLLLVDGRPAGTVSIATINPADIERIEVLKGPASALYGSSAMGGVVNIITKKSAGDIHGNVFAEYGSYETTKLGASAGGNISKKLDFDLSFLNYDRAKNMKLGNGNLFRKMLGANSALYNYTTGPVEMDDKRSDGLRRDYTKLNYNTGSLRLGYQLDANWRLDVRGERFVAKNVESPSDIQFGNGQPSTKDIERHYEEATLSGNIDQHHLTLKGYTSQENNLNNTLLTVNGLVAPYASYKSTTSWKGIQAKDAYQLGNHSVVFGLDYSNASTSSQSFNPDGSESAPYSPNYSLSSGAAYIQGQLNFLDNKLVINPGVRLDLITYDVKQTPLLTTYAGGKKTNPFFSPSLAAQYSLNKLFTVHASTGRGFVTPDAYNVAGYSERINAGKASVIQGNADLKNENSISWDAGLRFNKSEWGLTADFTYYNTYVKDRITTQTTVPVPAETTASGFPISSRMTYINANKANINGFEAEVAWDFGTLAAKDYSLKVFGNATKSSKAKEVTILANGTESVKDIYNVPDFTSSYGFEFNNLKGLDLRLSGRYVGKRKDTDFNDPKFPEIVYPEFMTADFAASYSYKKRHTVTFLVNNITDENYYEKRGFNLAGRNFSLRYNISF